The following are from one region of the Endozoicomonas sp. 4G genome:
- a CDS encoding DUF6500 family protein, producing the protein MRESLKEKIIEVFDKKIASKSENVGVSFYAFFANKNDNPELLMEAAEWWIMTHKLDHFEKAVKIKEIVQSI; encoded by the coding sequence ATGAGAGAAAGTCTAAAAGAAAAGATCATTGAAGTATTTGACAAGAAAATTGCTAGCAAAAGCGAAAATGTAGGGGTATCTTTCTATGCGTTTTTTGCAAATAAAAATGATAACCCTGAACTGCTCATGGAGGCAGCGGAATGGTGGATAATGACACATAAGCTTGATCACTTTGAAAAAGCAGTAAAAATAAAAGAGATAGTTCAATCCATTTAG
- a CDS encoding aspartate/glutamate racemase family protein, with protein MKTIGLLGGMSWESTVSYYKAINEGVKEVLGGLHSAKICLYSVDFDEIEKLQHSGCWEETGKILSQAAQSVEAGGADFILICTNTMHKVSEEVQSSISVPLVHIADATAEKLVTDGIKRVGLLGTKFTMEQGFYKNRVSEKYGIEVIVPNDQDQDIIHKVIYNELCLGEINDESREKYLEIISNLYSKGADAVILGCTEIALLVEQQHTSIPLYDTTKIHAAQAVKLAISQSAT; from the coding sequence ATGAAAACTATTGGTCTGCTTGGAGGAATGAGTTGGGAATCTACCGTAAGCTATTACAAAGCAATAAATGAAGGTGTCAAAGAAGTACTTGGTGGCTTGCATTCAGCCAAAATCTGCCTCTATAGTGTTGACTTTGATGAAATAGAAAAGCTGCAACATTCCGGTTGCTGGGAAGAGACAGGAAAAATTCTTTCTCAAGCCGCGCAATCAGTTGAAGCGGGTGGGGCTGATTTTATTCTCATCTGTACAAATACAATGCACAAGGTCTCAGAGGAAGTTCAATCTTCTATTTCAGTACCACTTGTTCATATTGCAGACGCAACCGCAGAAAAACTTGTTACTGATGGAATAAAGCGGGTTGGTTTGCTTGGTACAAAGTTCACAATGGAGCAAGGATTTTACAAAAATCGGGTTTCAGAAAAATATGGTATAGAGGTTATTGTTCCAAACGATCAGGATCAAGATATTATTCATAAAGTAATTTACAATGAGCTGTGCCTTGGTGAAATAAATGATGAATCGAGAGAAAAGTATCTGGAAATCATCAGCAACTTATATTCGAAAGGTGCTGATGCGGTAATTCTAGGTTGTACAGAAATCGCATTGCTTGTTGAGCAGCAGCATACAAGTATCCCGCTATACGACACAACAAAAATTCATGCAGCACAAGCTGTGAAGTTGGCAATCAGTCAAAGCGCCACATAA
- a CDS encoding type II toxin-antitoxin system RelE/ParE family toxin — MKPFILTQKAKADLKEIAKFTMKRWGREKRNLYLKEFDQAFFFLAERPSIGKSCDEIRKGYRKFPQGSHIIFYKQNDKNQINIIRLLHKSMDVDIHFSA; from the coding sequence ATGAAGCCTTTTATTCTAACCCAGAAAGCTAAGGCTGATTTAAAAGAGATTGCAAAATTTACTATGAAACGCTGGGGTAGAGAAAAACGAAATCTTTATCTCAAGGAGTTTGATCAAGCTTTCTTTTTTTTGGCTGAACGCCCTTCCATTGGAAAGTCATGTGACGAAATCAGAAAAGGCTATCGGAAATTCCCTCAGGGAAGTCACATTATTTTCTACAAGCAGAACGATAAAAATCAGATAAATATCATCAGACTCCTACACAAGAGCATGGATGTTGATATTCACTTTAGCGCCTAA
- a CDS encoding type II toxin-antitoxin system ParD family antitoxin, producing MGKNTSITLGEHFDWFISNQVKSGRYGSASEVIRAALRLLESKETKINTLRNLLIEGEESGMAEYDYDTFINELDDETNK from the coding sequence ATGGGTAAAAATACAAGCATTACCTTAGGCGAACACTTTGATTGGTTCATTTCCAACCAGGTTAAAAGTGGCCGCTACGGATCTGCTAGCGAAGTTATTCGTGCTGCTCTGCGACTTTTGGAAAGCAAGGAAACCAAAATTAATACTCTGCGTAACCTGCTCATTGAAGGCGAAGAAAGCGGCATGGCTGAATATGACTATGACACTTTCATTAATGAACTTGACGATGAAACTAACAAATGA
- a CDS encoding GFA family protein has protein sequence MSETTHGTGKFLCGSVKLSCEEMSLNVGACHCSTCQSWVGGPLLSVDCGSNVKIEGKEKISIYNSSEWAERAFCSNCGSHLFYRLKHNYQHIVPVGLFGKEYKFNFDHQIFIDEKPEYYCFSNQTKNMTGAELFAQSPS, from the coding sequence ATGTCTGAAACTACACATGGAACAGGAAAATTCCTTTGTGGAAGCGTAAAGCTTTCATGTGAAGAAATGAGTTTGAATGTGGGTGCCTGTCATTGCAGCACATGTCAAAGCTGGGTTGGTGGTCCACTTCTCTCTGTAGATTGTGGTAGCAATGTAAAAATTGAAGGTAAAGAAAAGATTTCAATCTATAACTCTTCAGAATGGGCTGAAAGAGCTTTCTGCTCAAACTGTGGAAGTCATCTTTTTTACCGTTTAAAGCATAACTACCAGCATATTGTTCCTGTTGGCTTGTTTGGCAAAGAGTACAAGTTCAACTTCGATCATCAAATATTCATTGATGAAAAGCCAGAGTATTATTGTTTTTCCAACCAAACCAAAAATATGACTGGGGCAGAGTTGTTTGCACAATCTCCGTCATAG
- a CDS encoding DinB family protein, which translates to MKLSSNFRMLALYNQRMNKQLLSVCGRLTKEQLHKETHSFFSSVMSYWNHILFGDLIMLRRLAENRLVDIEEEVLSSLPVAKSVNDTFANSLKELIPLRERVDEIYVQFANSLDEDKCCKTVRYTTTEGSTLEKNVGEFCQHIFNHQTHHRGQLTCVLSQFGLDFGCTDLPMIVPEGNRI; encoded by the coding sequence ATGAAACTATCATCAAATTTTAGAATGCTCGCACTGTATAATCAGCGAATGAATAAACAACTGTTGAGTGTTTGTGGGAGGCTCACAAAAGAGCAATTGCATAAAGAAACACATTCATTTTTTTCAAGCGTAATGAGTTATTGGAATCATATTCTTTTCGGTGATCTAATCATGTTAAGGCGATTGGCAGAAAATCGTCTTGTGGATATTGAAGAAGAAGTATTATCTTCATTGCCAGTTGCAAAATCTGTAAATGACACATTCGCTAACAGTCTCAAAGAGCTGATCCCACTCAGAGAACGAGTTGATGAGATCTATGTGCAATTTGCCAATTCTCTGGATGAGGATAAATGCTGTAAAACAGTAAGGTATACAACTACAGAAGGCAGCACGCTTGAAAAAAATGTAGGTGAGTTTTGCCAGCATATTTTCAACCATCAAACACATCACCGAGGGCAGTTGACCTGTGTGTTAAGTCAGTTTGGCTTAGACTTTGGTTGTACTGATCTGCCAATGATTGTCCCCGAAGGAAACCGTATATAA
- a CDS encoding AAA family ATPase has protein sequence MITSFSVENLKKFQHLELKDLKRINIISGQNNTGKTSILEALFMFYDRSSPELTLKQYAWRGVNTINFQPSSLWQPLFNDFNLENKIKIKVKDNQASEEAVYEHVNNFNATISRTNQQFDPSQIFSSNNALTESLKITYKSGKRNAGEANLFIQSGQLSLNVKNLNETPKQAVFVGSSSKGNTLEDAERLGRIDIEVGLDEITNYLRVLEPKLKSLSIVPHAQQPLIYGDIGLSRKIPISYMGEGPLCQDSCPGY, from the coding sequence ATGATAACTTCATTTAGTGTTGAAAACTTAAAGAAGTTTCAACACCTTGAATTAAAAGATTTAAAACGAATCAATATAATATCAGGCCAAAACAATACAGGTAAAACTTCTATATTAGAAGCTTTATTTATGTTTTATGACCGTAGTTCACCAGAGCTCACTCTCAAGCAATATGCTTGGAGAGGGGTAAATACAATTAATTTTCAGCCAAGCTCACTGTGGCAGCCCCTTTTTAATGATTTTAATTTAGAAAATAAGATTAAAATCAAGGTTAAAGATAATCAAGCTTCTGAAGAAGCTGTCTATGAGCATGTGAACAACTTCAATGCAACTATATCTAGAACAAACCAGCAGTTTGATCCAAGTCAGATATTTTCTTCAAATAATGCATTGACTGAATCCTTGAAAATAACTTATAAATCAGGGAAAAGAAATGCAGGTGAAGCAAATCTATTTATTCAAAGTGGTCAATTATCACTGAATGTTAAAAATCTTAATGAAACTCCAAAACAAGCTGTATTTGTTGGTTCTTCCTCAAAAGGAAATACATTAGAAGATGCAGAACGACTGGGTAGAATTGACATTGAGGTTGGCCTTGACGAAATTACCAATTATCTTAGAGTATTGGAACCAAAGTTAAAATCACTTTCAATAGTTCCCCATGCACAACAACCATTAATATATGGAGATATTGGGTTAAGCCGAAAAATCCCAATTTCATATATGGGAGAAGGCCCACTGTGTCAGGATAGTTGTCCCGGTTACTGA
- a CDS encoding glutathione S-transferase family protein, producing MKIYGDIQSGNCYKIKLLASLLNIEHDWIHLDILKDETHTIEFLVKNPNAKIPVLELDDGRCISESNAILNYLASGTEFLSSDPFEYSKIQQWQFFEQYSHEPFIAVARFIAKYLHLPDDRKAEYESKQEGGHKALQVMEQQLRKTPYLTGNKFTTADISLYGYTHVADEGGFDLNEYPAIMLWIGRIQSQPKYIGME from the coding sequence ATGAAGATCTACGGGGATATTCAATCTGGAAACTGCTACAAAATTAAATTGTTAGCATCGTTACTGAATATCGAACACGATTGGATTCATTTAGACATTCTCAAAGACGAAACTCATACAATAGAATTTCTCGTTAAAAACCCAAATGCAAAAATTCCGGTTCTGGAATTAGATGATGGACGTTGTATATCTGAATCAAATGCAATTTTAAACTATTTGGCATCAGGAACAGAGTTTCTATCAAGTGATCCATTTGAATATTCGAAAATTCAACAGTGGCAGTTTTTTGAACAGTACAGCCATGAGCCATTCATTGCAGTAGCTAGATTTATCGCAAAATATCTCCATTTGCCCGATGATCGTAAAGCAGAGTATGAGTCAAAGCAAGAAGGTGGGCACAAAGCACTTCAAGTAATGGAGCAGCAACTGCGAAAAACACCTTACCTTACAGGAAATAAATTTACCACAGCCGATATTTCATTGTATGGTTATACTCATGTTGCCGATGAGGGCGGATTTGATTTAAATGAATATCCAGCAATTATGTTATGGATAGGCCGCATACAATCACAGCCAAAATACATAGGTATGGAGTAA